Proteins found in one Arachis stenosperma cultivar V10309 chromosome 8, arast.V10309.gnm1.PFL2, whole genome shotgun sequence genomic segment:
- the LOC130943411 gene encoding histone H2A: MDAASKVKKGAGGRKGGGPKKKPVSRSVKAGLQFPVGRIGRYLKKGRYSQRVGTGAPVYLAAVLEYLAAEVLELAGNAARDNKKNRIIPRHVLLAVRNDEELGKLLAGVTIAHGGVLPNINPVLLPKKTAEKAPKEKKSPSKATKSPKKA, from the exons ATGGACGCTGCATCGAAAGTGAAGAAGGGTGCCGGTGGCAGGAAAGGAGGCGGCCCAAAGAAGAAGCCAGTTTCACGCTCCGTCAAAGCCGGTCTCCAATTCCCCGTTGGAAGAATCGGACGTTACTTGAAGAAAGGAAGGTACTCCCAACGTGTTGGAACCGGTGCCCCTGTCTACCTTGCTGCCGTATTGGAGTATCTAGCAGCTGAG GTGTTGGAATTGGCTGGAAATGCTGCGAGGGACAACAAGAAGAATAGGATTATTCCAAGGCATGTTCTTTTGGCAGTGAGGAACGATGAAGAATTGGGGAAATTGCTTGCTGGTGTTACCATTGCACATGGTGGTGTTCTTCCCAACATTAACCCTGTTTTGTTGCCTAAGAAGACTGCTGAGAAAGCTCCCAAGGAAAAAAAGTCACCCTCCAAGGCCACCAAGTCTCCGAAGAAAGCTTGA
- the LOC130943412 gene encoding organelle RRM domain-containing protein 6, chloroplastic-like encodes MAQRIGTKLFVSRLSFYTTKDQLKNLFSPFGQVTEVNLVMDSKTGRTKGFGFVSYQSENDALKAIKAMNGRIIAGRLIFVEPAKDTR; translated from the exons ATGGCTCAAAGAATAGGGACGAAGTTGTTCGTGAGCA GATTATCGTTTTACACAACCAAAGACCAGTTGAAGAACTTGTTTTCTCCTTTCGGACAAGTTACCGAAG TGAATCTGGTGATGGATTCCAAAACTGGAAGGACCAAAGGATTCGGTTTTGTTTCCTACCAATCTGAAAACGACGCACTCAAGGCTATCAAAGCCATGAATGGCCGG ATAATTGCAGGAAGGCTTATTTTCGTTGAACCTGCTAAAGACACTAGATGA
- the LOC130944958 gene encoding ras-related protein RABE1c translates to MAAPPARARADYDYLIKLLLIGDSGVGKSCILLRFSDGSFTTSFITTIGIDFKIRTIELDGKRIKLQIWDTAGQERFRTITTAYYRGAMGILLVYDVTDESSFNNIRNWIRNIEQHASDNVNKILVGNKADMDESKRAVPTAKGQALADEYGIKFFETSAKTNLNVEEVFFSIARDIKQRLADTDSKAEPSGIKINQQDQAAGAGQAAPKSACCG, encoded by the exons ATGGCTGCTCCACCGGCAAGGGCTCGTGCCGATTACGATTACCTCATAAAGCTTCTCTTGATCGGCGACAGTG GTGTTGGAAAGAGTTGCATTCTTCTGCGTTTCTCAGATGGTTCTTTCACAACTAGTTTCATCACAACCATAGG CATTGATTTTAAGATAAGAACCATTGAGCTGGATGGCAAGCGGATCAAGCTCCAAATTTGGGATACTGCTGGTCAGGAACGGTTCCGAACAATTACAACTG CTTACTATCGTGGTGCGATGGGCATATTGCTAGTCTATGATGTTACAGATGAATCATCATTTAACA ATATCAGGAATTGGATTCGAAATATTGAGCAACATGCTTCAGACAATGTTAACAAAATACTGGTGGGGAACAAAGCTGACATGGATGAAAGCAAAAGG GCTGTGCCTACTGCAAAGGGCCAAGCACTAGCTGATGAGTATGGAATCAAATTCTTTGAGACT AGTGCAAAGACAAATCTAAACGTGGAGGAAGTTTTCTTCTCAATCGCAAGAGATATAAAACAAAGGCTTGCTGACACTGACTCTAAGGCTGAG CCTTCTGGAATCAAAATCAACCAACAAGATCAGGCAGCAGGGGCAGGGCAGGCGGCACCAAAGTCGGCGTGCTGTGGTTGA
- the LOC130946460 gene encoding zinc finger protein ZAT18-like, whose translation MKRGREQIEVDNCLTLLSKVGESDKISSVKGKELMKDDDGAFKCKTCKRSFTSFQALGGHRASHKKPKLMVLDLSCHDHRPNTKPRMHPCPICGVEFSIGQALGGHMRKHRVATAKDDEGDGNDHHNKRLNLCLDLNLTPLENDLIKLGLMRRISLLSFH comes from the coding sequence atgaagagaggaagagagcaGATAGAGGTGGATAATTGTTTGACGCTACTAAGCAAAGTTGGAGAAAGCGATAAGATTAGTTCAGTGAAGGGTAAAGAGTTGATGAAAGATGATGATGGTGCTTTTAAGTGCAAGACGTGCAAAAGAAGCTTCACTTCTTTTCAAGCACTTGGAGGCCATAGAGCGAGCCACAAGAAGCCCAAGCTCATGGTTTTGGACCTATCATGCCATGATCACCGACCCAACACTAAGCCCAGGATGCACCCATGCCCGATTTGTGGGGTTGAGTTTTCAATTGGACAAGCCCTTGGAGGACACATGAGAAAGCATAGGGTTGCCACCGCCAAAGATGATGAGGGTGATGGTAATGATCATCATAATAAGAGGTTAAATCTGTGCTTGGATTTGAACTTGACGCCATTGGAGAATGATCTTATTAAGCTCGGCCTCATGAGGaggatttctcttctttcatttCATTGA
- the LOC130945683 gene encoding uncharacterized protein LOC130945683, translating to MTGLCQVPSCYMGDFNEIVHVDERQGTDVLPRSAEDFKSWIQDMHLVNLPLIDCKFTWFRGQSCSRIDKALVSLEWLEEFSEIRIRGGPRSLSDHYPVILEVMKQRAGPSAFRSLNSWFTHEGFLRMVKEEWRGLGEIQFTDKLKVLTIPLGKWHKVYFGDMDKKITKFEEEIKKVDDLVSNEMYDGTMEAMRRALVTCCERWIEQEGSVNLEALPTVEKIREAVWDCESSKTRGSDWYNMNFIKRCWGEIGFEFMAAVIGFFQTSRLPADSNITWVALAPKFIGAKEIKDLQPISMVGCVYKVISKVLVKRMRSVMLALVGKTQSAFVKGRKIHDGALIACETVNWIKLRKKEAAIIKLDFQKAYDRVKWSFCGHCIAKDGVDSLLVKYLDIPLGANPRLVKTWKPIIDKVEEKLRDCGFWDGLEWIWNFQWKRELFQWELELLGQLHEALRPVKLEAILPEEITSYSYTKTIWKGLVPSRVELFAWCGVLGYQCLANNGLFQVQ from the exons ATGACTGGGTTATGTCAAGTTCCTAGCTGCTACATGGGAGACTTTAATGAAATAGTGCATGTGGACGAAAGGCAAGGTACTGATGTTCTACCTAGGTCGGCGGAAGATTTCAAGAGTTGGATACAAGATATGCATCTAGTCAATTTGCCGCTCATAGATTGCAAGTTCACATGGTTTCGGGGACAGTCTTGCAGTCGTATAGATAAAGCTCTGGTTAGTTTGGAGTGGTTAGAGGAGTTTTCTGAGATTCGGATACGCGGTGGCCCAAGGAGTTTGTCAGACCACTATCCTGTAATTCTAGAAGTCATGAAGCAGAGGGCAGGTCCAAGTGCGTTCCGAAGTTTAAATTCTTGGTTTACACATGAAGGCTTTCTTAGGATGGTTAAGGAGGAGTGGAGAGGTTTGGGGGAGATACAGTTCACAGACAAGTTGAAGGTTTTGACAATTCCGTTAGGAAAAtggcataaggtttattttGGGGATATGGACAAGAAGATTACGAAGTTTGAGGAAGAAATCAAGAAGGTTGATGATTTGGTAAGTAATGAGATGTACGATGGAACGATGGAGGCTATGAGGAGGGCGCTGGTTACCTGCTGTGAGAGGTG GATAGAGCAGGAAGGCTCTGTAAATCTGGAGGCGCTGCCAACAGTTGAGAAAATCAGAGAGGCTGTGTGGGACTGTGAGTCTTCTAAGACACGAGGTAGTGACTGGTACAAcatgaattttataaaaaggtGTTGGGGTGAGATTGGGTTTGAATTTATGGCTGCAGTGATAGGGTTCTTTCAGACATCAAGGTTGCCGGCGGACTCCAACATCACTTGGGTGGCGTTGGCACCTAAGTTCATTGGGGCAAAGGAGATTAAAGATTTGCAACCTATCAGCATGGTTGGGTGCGTGTACAAGGTTATCTCCAAGGTCTTGGTCAAGAGAATGAGATCAGTGATGCTAGCGTTAGTAGGAAAAACTCAGAGTGCATTTGTAAAAGGAAGAAAAATTCATGATGGAGCACTTATCGCTTGTGAAACTGTAAACTGGATAAAACTGAGAAAGAAGGAGGCAGCAATAATCAAGCTTGACTTCCAAAAAGCATATGATAGAGTCAAGTGGAGCTTTTGTGGACATTGTATTGCAAAAGATGGG GTTGATTCGCTTCTAGTCAAATACCTGGATATTCCCTTAGGTGCAAATCCGAGATTGGTGAAGACATGGAAGCCTATAATAGACAAAGTGGAGGAGAAGCTCA GGGATTGTGGGTTCTGGGACGGGTTAGAGTGGATTTGGAacttccaatggaagagagaGCTCTTTCAATGGGAGTTGGAACTACTGGGTCAATTACATGAGGCATTGAGACCTGTGAAACTA GAGGCGATACTCCCAGAGGAGATTACAAGTTATAGCTACACAAAGACCATTTGGAAGGGGTTAGTCCCATCAAGAGTAGAGCTGTTTGCTTG GTGTGGAGTGCTTGGATATCAATGTTTGGCCAACAATGGTCTATTTCAGGTACAATGA
- the LOC130945094 gene encoding methyl-CpG-binding domain-containing protein 7-like isoform X2, with translation MAMATRKSLRKRRNVLAEEEEEEDEEKREMEMQIVCFSPRQYQHPFTLPQGWIIERKPRLGNPTIVDKYYHEPGTGKKFRSLVAVQRYLLEPQTTEFHVISHHQNTSGTGTEKQRFRSLRNVERCLSGQTASACTDTLKGPPTPTKLAHSLMKSATANQSDCGFTTYRRVMQHKATPEPLRCSFPSTADKSDSRNKFGSGKDNRSYIHNLPPPPEKVTWVLSGPGGFWSPSVDDSVVAESEKLKWSEAFVLSIHNKR, from the exons ATGGCGATGGCGACCCGTAAGTCCTTGCGGAAAAGGCGGAACGTACtcgcagaagaagaagaagaagaagatgaagagaagaggGAAATGGAAATGCAGATAGTGTGCTTCTCACCACGGCAATATCAACATCCATTCACTCTTCCTCAAGGTTGGATTATCGAGCGAAAGCCCCGTCTCGGTAACCCTACAATAGTTGACAAG TATTACCATGAGCCTGGCACCGGAAAGAAATTCCGTTCCCTCGTCGCTGTCCAGAGATACCTACTCGAACCACAAACAACCGAATTTCACGTCATATCTCATCATCAAAACACG TCTGGGACTGGCACTGAAAAGCAACGATTCCGTTCCTTGAGAAACGTAGAAAGATGTTTATCAGGTCAAACTGCATCTGCATGTACAGATACGCTCAAGGGGCCACCAACACCAACTAAACTTGCTCAT TCACTGATGAAATCCGCCACTGCAAATCAAAGTGATTGTGGTTTCACTACTTACCGCAGGGTTATGCAACATAAAGCCACTCCAGAACCATTGAGATGTTCTTTTCCATCCACA GCTGACAAATCTGATTCTCGAAACAAATTTGGTTCGGGGAAGGACAACAGATCTTATATTCATAACTTACCACCACCACCAGAGAAAGTAACCTGGGTTCTTTCTGGCCCTGGCGGCTTCTGGAGCCCTTCAGTGGATGATTCTGTTGTGGCTGAATCTGAGAAGCTGAAATGGTCGGAAGCATTTGTATTATCAATCCATAATAAGAGATAG
- the LOC130945094 gene encoding methyl-CpG-binding domain-containing protein 7-like isoform X1: MAMATRKSLRKRRNVLAEEEEEEDEEKREMEMQIVCFSPRQYQHPFTLPQGWIIERKPRLGNPTIVDKYYHEPGTGKKFRSLVAVQRYLLEPQTTEFHVISHHQNTSGTGTEKQRFRSLRNVERCLSGQTASACTDTLKGPPTPTKLAHSLMKSATANQSDCGFTTYRRVMQHKATPEPLRCSFPSTHADKSDSRNKFGSGKDNRSYIHNLPPPPEKVTWVLSGPGGFWSPSVDDSVVAESEKLKWSEAFVLSIHNKR, translated from the exons ATGGCGATGGCGACCCGTAAGTCCTTGCGGAAAAGGCGGAACGTACtcgcagaagaagaagaagaagaagatgaagagaagaggGAAATGGAAATGCAGATAGTGTGCTTCTCACCACGGCAATATCAACATCCATTCACTCTTCCTCAAGGTTGGATTATCGAGCGAAAGCCCCGTCTCGGTAACCCTACAATAGTTGACAAG TATTACCATGAGCCTGGCACCGGAAAGAAATTCCGTTCCCTCGTCGCTGTCCAGAGATACCTACTCGAACCACAAACAACCGAATTTCACGTCATATCTCATCATCAAAACACG TCTGGGACTGGCACTGAAAAGCAACGATTCCGTTCCTTGAGAAACGTAGAAAGATGTTTATCAGGTCAAACTGCATCTGCATGTACAGATACGCTCAAGGGGCCACCAACACCAACTAAACTTGCTCAT TCACTGATGAAATCCGCCACTGCAAATCAAAGTGATTGTGGTTTCACTACTTACCGCAGGGTTATGCAACATAAAGCCACTCCAGAACCATTGAGATGTTCTTTTCCATCCACA CATGCTGACAAATCTGATTCTCGAAACAAATTTGGTTCGGGGAAGGACAACAGATCTTATATTCATAACTTACCACCACCACCAGAGAAAGTAACCTGGGTTCTTTCTGGCCCTGGCGGCTTCTGGAGCCCTTCAGTGGATGATTCTGTTGTGGCTGAATCTGAGAAGCTGAAATGGTCGGAAGCATTTGTATTATCAATCCATAATAAGAGATAG
- the LOC130945094 gene encoding methyl-CpG-binding domain-containing protein 7-like isoform X3, which yields MAMATRKSLRKRRNVLAEEEEEEDEEKREMEMQIVCFSPRQYQHPFTLPQGWIIERKPRLGNPTIVDKYYHEPGTGKKFRSLVAVQRYLLEPQTTEFHVISHHQNTSGTGTEKQRFRSLRNVERCLSGQTASACTDTLKGPPTPTKLAHSLMKSATANQSDCGFTTYRRVMQHKATPEPLRCSFPSTDNRSYIHNLPPPPEKVTWVLSGPGGFWSPSVDDSVVAESEKLKWSEAFVLSIHNKR from the exons ATGGCGATGGCGACCCGTAAGTCCTTGCGGAAAAGGCGGAACGTACtcgcagaagaagaagaagaagaagatgaagagaagaggGAAATGGAAATGCAGATAGTGTGCTTCTCACCACGGCAATATCAACATCCATTCACTCTTCCTCAAGGTTGGATTATCGAGCGAAAGCCCCGTCTCGGTAACCCTACAATAGTTGACAAG TATTACCATGAGCCTGGCACCGGAAAGAAATTCCGTTCCCTCGTCGCTGTCCAGAGATACCTACTCGAACCACAAACAACCGAATTTCACGTCATATCTCATCATCAAAACACG TCTGGGACTGGCACTGAAAAGCAACGATTCCGTTCCTTGAGAAACGTAGAAAGATGTTTATCAGGTCAAACTGCATCTGCATGTACAGATACGCTCAAGGGGCCACCAACACCAACTAAACTTGCTCAT TCACTGATGAAATCCGCCACTGCAAATCAAAGTGATTGTGGTTTCACTACTTACCGCAGGGTTATGCAACATAAAGCCACTCCAGAACCATTGAGATGTTCTTTTCCATCCACA GACAACAGATCTTATATTCATAACTTACCACCACCACCAGAGAAAGTAACCTGGGTTCTTTCTGGCCCTGGCGGCTTCTGGAGCCCTTCAGTGGATGATTCTGTTGTGGCTGAATCTGAGAAGCTGAAATGGTCGGAAGCATTTGTATTATCAATCCATAATAAGAGATAG